gtctTTCCATTAGTTCAAGCAACGTGCCTGTTTCAATAACATGTTTTACAAAGCCGAGCTGTCATCGACGTGTTAGCCGGCGAGCTAAACAACAAACTCGTCCCcagttaattaattatatttgcaGCAGATCACCTTGACAGCAATCAATTTctctggatttttgtttttgctcAAAGCTACAGCATATCCTACATGGTTTATACTTATGTTCAGTATAACGGAGATACAAAAGGGACTTGTCTACAATCTGTGAAATATCTGAGCAACTAATCCAATCTTTTCCCAATCAAATCGAGTTGGATCCATACGTGAGATTCCAGTTATCTTAATATGGATGTAAAATGCTGATCATGTTACCCATGGTGACGGTTGctctaaacaaatttttttacacGTCTGGAACTCTTCTTGAGTTTGTCTCTGTTGGGAATCTGCCGTGAGGTAGTGTTGTTTTATTGGATGATGATGATAGAGAGTAGCATGCTAACTTGTCGCATGGGTGACAGCCAGGTGAGGCAACAGAATGAGGAAGTTTGTGGGGAAAAAATTGACTTGACCAGTCTTCCTTCCTCAGTCATGTTTTAATAGACACTGTTGAACCGAAAAGCATCTCAGAAATGCACCAGAGCTGCATCCATCCAAGTGAGACATTTAGATAAGAACAGGAACTCTGAAATTACTGAGCTGGAacagttaatttatttaaaactgtGAGTGTTACAGAATCTGTACTGAATTTTATTTGTTCCTAATAAATTAGGAAATTATGGACCAGTTGCCGATTAGCAATTGCAGTATACACGTCTAAGGCAGCAAAGACTGTAGTGATAcacttgtttgtgtattttttgagTTTTGCCTTCATCAGTGGGATGGTTGGGAGAAGTCCACCTGTGGATTAGAGCCATGTGGGGACTGTGGATGCTTCCATATGCAACAATGTTGCATACTTTTTTGCTGCTGCTTCTTATTGGAACCTTTATCAGGCCATCTGAGCTCATGACAAGAGAGGAGAAGAACAAGCTGAGGTGAGGGGACAGTAATGTGTGAAAAGTTTGGGTTAAAGTTATATTTTACTTTTGGGGATTATACTGCAGACTTGTGTTTCATAATTTGAAATGTGACTTTCTTTACATCATTTTTCTTCTACTCAGGAACCAAGTTCTGGAAATGTTTGACCACGCTTATCAGAATTACATGGTATGTACACAGTATTAAATATCTTGTTGTGTTGACACTTGAAGTTCTTCTAGTTACAGCAGTTATGTAAACTGTtgggaataaagtcttaaagggattgtttacccaaaaatgaaacattactcaccctaatgccatcccagatgtgtatgactttttttcttcagtcgaacaccaacaaagatttttagaagaatacctccgCTATGTTggtcatttcaatgcaagtgaatggtggccagaaatcccAAGGTCCAAAAAGAtgataaaagcaacataaaaataatccacatgactccagtgcttaaatccatatcttcagaagtgatatgatagatgtgggtgagaaaaaaaaaaggacttaactattgatctgtAATCACCCACACATATCCTATCgctttatttaaccactggagtctggtcaccattcacttgcattaaaaggaccaacaaagctgagatctTCTTCaaaaacatctgggatgtcatgaggatgagtaaatgatgagagaaatattttaatttgactcTAATGCTACAATTCCATCAACATCTAGTTGTATGTGTAGATTTTCAAGACTTTGtaattagaggtcaaccgatatgggttttttcaggccgatgccgatcttttgaaatccgggtccgCCGataaatgctgccgatttattttggccgatatgtgcttatttttaacctcttatttgaaccttttatttgaaagataaaatgtaacacaaataattacttaagatagacaaaattcctcaacaaatacatttattgaacacttgaccaatctgcacttgtacacttaaattaaaaatgtataatgtaaaaacatattgtataaataatgtataacaaatatattaaataaactaatataggcacagtgatttaatttcaggaaggtctactaacattactgttcaggtgtggtctaaaaagaaatctaataaagtaatcaattgtaaaataacactgcatagtttatcatagatagattaatgcttattaaagcagaagttattcattcaagagctgtaagtgattttctctttgccttttgttgtttgagtcgcagtaatggctcaatcgtcagcatgtttattagactgcttcccctttaagaccgattCTAATAGgctctttggaaggcgaaatataaaatcagactaatatcacagatctaaaccaggctacgtttgaatatttagttctgtcctccgtcgtcactcattaagcagggctcgtgttgtgctcacTGTGGCactgcgtgagagagagagatctctctctctctctctctctctctctctctcactctctctctctctctgactgcgaatagctaaattgcatcataggtttaatattattatacatagaaatggctggcgagataaaataactttctctttatagcaataataaatgtatttgattaatttctccagtaccgacagcagaaccgataacgtccgagcttaccaaagccagtccttcaatagcatatagtgcgttggtatcttttttttattacttatttctctgcattgagtgacaaccctctcaaatataagacacacaaacagaacaaataaaagtctcagattcactgtctgtaattgcaaaattcttgcttacttattgtgacatgatagcaacccttctgctgtgataatgcaacttcaactacgctatcaatatccaaagtagccgaacgtcatgtcaactatcgcgtttgttacgttttttctcgaagttggcagtaacatatcaaaagtttttaattaaatataaaggagttataagaATTTAATTCTTACCGTTTtatccaaggaacttagctccttccttaggcactggatgaggtctgctcactctgctggaaaatgactctaggggcagcgtgcgtcgaacacgtgttccacaagaACACTAGGTTGctcacagatgcgcctgcctattAATCGGCTtaatatacttggatattggccgatgccgattatgttaaaaaatgcaaaaaatcggccgattaatcatccgaccgattaatcggtcgacctctatttcTAATAGATTTTCAATTCGGTAGCTTGGCAAAAGAATGTTCTGAGTAAAATGAAATTTTGAAGCCTCTAGTATGCTTAGAAGACTAACTTAGTCTTTCAGTTAGGAGGTTGGAAAATAAAGAATGTGTTAAcgctttcattgtgtggaactgAAATGTGACGGTTGGACCtgggtaaacattaaaaaaaatataaaaatctgccTGGATTCATCTCATCTTTTTTTCTTGTCTCTTTAATAGAACCATGCCTACCCTGCAGATGAGCTGATGCCTTTAACTTGCCGTGGCCGAGTACGTGGACTAGAGCCCAGTCGAGGGGATATAGATGATGCCCTGGGGAAGTAAGTCAGGTGGAGAGAAAATAAAGATGGGCAATGTGTTGAAATTACTTGCGTAGAAGTAcagattgttttcattaaaaacaaatgctgTTCTCTGCCTTCAGGTTCTCTCTCACCCTCATTGATACTCTTGACACTCTTGCGGTAAGTAACACCTTAAACAGATGGCACTTAACCTTACACAAACAGACATTATGCACATATAAATACACTCACGCCCAGGTTTGTTTGCTCATGGTCTGATATGACGTCCCACAGCTGTTAAATAAGACGGTGGAGTTTGAGGAGGCAGTGAGGCGAGTGGTGACAGATGTACGGTTGGATAATGACATTGTGGTGTCTGTCTTTGAGACCAATATCCGGGTGCTGGGGTGAGTAAGCTATCACTGACAGATAGATTTTCAGAATGGGTTGACATGTTCTGAAAGATCTGAAATAAAAATCTACGCAGGGTTTCCAAGCTCATGGAAAAAAAACCTGGAAAATATCagagaatataaaaatatttgattttcaGGTCTGGAAAATCATGAAAATTTCCATTGCAAATACAAACTTGCCCAGAAATGgctttttatgatttttaaaaagaaactgGGAAGTCGTGGAAATTAATTAGCCAAAACATTTGGTAACCCTGTCTATGGTAAACTGTATGTTTGTACATTTCATACGTACACTACAGtcatttcatttctttatttatataatgcTTCCATTTGTATTTCACGTTTCACAATATAGgctacatcgtttcaaagcagtcgTAAATTGTATGTTGTGAAAGGTTACATTATAATAGTGAATTGTTCATAGTAAATTGTGGGTGTAAGTTGAGTTAAACCTTTTCTGTTGTCTTAGAGGGCTGCTGGGTGGCCACTCCATGGCCATCATGCTGAAAGAAAGTGGCCAAATGCTCTGGTACCAGGATGAACTGCTGCACATGGCAAAAGATCTTGGGCTTAGACTGCTGCCTGCATTTAACACCAGCAGTGGGCTGCCTTACCCTAGAgtgagtgcacacacacacaaacaatagcaAGCAAAATGATCGATGTAAACGTCATCACTGGTATGAATATTTTTTTCCTCCTAGTCTCTTCCGACAGCCCATGAAATGGTTTCATGGTGATTGCTTGCACTAGTCTCTTTtgaagcataaacacacacacacacacacacacacacacacacacacacactacgacTGTCTTGAATATCTGGCTTTGCTTGGCATGGCTATGGTTTGTTGAAAGTCCGCCCGAAGGGGTGTGAGGGAGACTGTCTACTCTCAATGGCTGAACAATCTCATTATCTGCATGACTTTCAGTTTTTCAGTTGCCATTGGCTTATTTTTTGGGCCTGCAGTTTTGCTGTGTACTTCGAAAACAACTAGAATTtgttacatggctctctggaatacttgattttgaCTGGTCAGTCACAGCATTCTGGGGTCAAATGCTTTTGAATGTTGACCGCTAAACTGGCCCAGGAAACCTGCATGGCTCTGCtagttttttttatgtgtcttgtatCCAGTGTTCGGTGTAATCCActtacaaagtaattatttactgtagtCATTACTTTTTTAGGaataaaaagtagtgtaatgcataacATTTTAAGTTCTCGTaaccagattacagttactgactttcaattaatttaatttaattttaagggCAGTAAAGGGTAATGCTTATTTCTAATCACtgatgaaccaaaacattatgaccactcacagttgAAGAAAATGGCATTGATTCCTtgtctcctaacaaggccacatgtcaaggtctgggtaaattgtatggtaagcgaacaatcagttctcgtattCAACATGTTTGAATGCTGGAGAAATGGGGAAGAGTAAAGACCTGAACGACTTTGACaggggccaaattgttatggccagaagactgggtcagagcatttctgaaacgacaaggcttgtggggtgctcctggtcagcagtggtgagtacctaccgacagtcatccgaggagggacaaatcaCAAACCGGCGACAAATTGTTGTGCACTAAATTTCATCAATAcgtgagggcaacgaaggctattcTATCTTgtctgaaccaacagaaggtcaactgagaatgtcacagaaaatttgaatgatggTTACAGTATGCTATGTATGGTGCTGCTATataagaaatatagacatttagaatttgttgagctgaaaaaaaatttaaaaagtcattttaaatgtaaaataattagtaatctTATTTCAATTCGagataaataattagtaatttgtagtagaTTACTATTTTTACAGAACTTACTTAACTCTGCTCATATCACTCTGTTGTGTCTGTActcttataataaaaaaattaaacatgaattATTTCTTGCCATGTAGTAAGTTGGATCCTTTACACCGGGGTCCTGATCAACTCTATTGGGGGCTCTTTGTATTAACCCTTACATAGTCACCCCATTTCCAAATATTACAATCCGTTTAACTgcaatttagtttttgtttactttagttattttgtttatgtttgcgtttaaaaaaaaataataaaaattcttaattttttatatCGGCTAGTGTTTTGTTGCACTAACAGGTGAACTTACGTCATGGAGTCCGTGGACCAGCGACCCGTACAGGCACTGAGACAGACACCTGCACTGCCTGTGCTGGTACAATTATCCTGGAGTTTGCAGCTTTAAGCCGCTTTACTGGGGACCCAACATTTGAGGTAGAATATCAATATTAATGTTGCAAATCTTGTATAAAAGGCAAACTAAAccaagaaaatgtgattctttttgtttttcaatgacTTTCTATTGTTTTAATGATCACAAGGTTCCTTATATAACCACCAGAGAAATATGAGGTTCTTTAACCTTACCTCCAGAGAAATATGAGGTTCTTTAACCTTACCTCCAGAGAAATATGAAAACATTGCGTTCTGTATGATTCATCTTTATCGGAGTACTTAAGAGATCACTGAGCTTGTGGAAACTCTCCTGTTTTGTAAGAAACTAACAATGGAGCACTGAAGTTGTTTGGCTGCAGAATGTTTATTTCTTGCATATTTGTATTCATTCAGTCTGCAGAATTATAGCACAGATCTCTTATGACCATAACTGTGCTGTCTAAAAGATTATAAACGTACAATTTACAGGCAACATTGGCGTGAAGGATTGTATACTATGACAAGTATTTTAAGGGCAGGAATGTTTTCCTTGTGTGTGGTGATAGAGACTTATGATGATTAATCTATGAAAGTAGGCCAGTATTTAGGTGTTGGTGTTTGGTTGTTTTGTTTACAGGCTCATGCGAGAAGAGCTCTGGACTTCCTTTGGGAAAAGAGACAGAGGAACAGTAATCTAGTGGGAACAACCATCAACATCCACTCTGGAGAGTGGGTCCGCAGGGGTGAGCCTGACCTGTACCCACCCActcaaaaatgaaaccaaaacagtAGCAGATGTGTTTTACTTTGAGACAAATTACTTAATACTTGTAAAATCACAACTTGTCAATCATGATTCTTTATTAATTGTTCCCTTACAGACAGCGGTGTTGGGGCAGGCATTGACTCCTATTATGAGTACTTAATGAAGGCATATATATTACTGGGAGATGACCAATTCCTGCAACGCTTTAACACAGTGAGTATCTCTTGTTCTTTTGTTGAGGACATCAGTCCATTTCCCAATGTTATATGTACACTATACGGACAAAAGGATTGGGCCAGACCTTTTAATCATTGAATTCAGGTGTTTCATTCAGTCCCATTACCACAGGTGTATAAAATCAAGCACTTAGCCATGCAGTCTGCTTTTACAAACATTTGTGAAAGAATGGGTCGTTCTAAAGAGCTCAATGAATTAAGAGTGTGGTACTGTAATAGGATGCCACCGTTGCAACAAGTCAGTTCGTGAAATTGTTTCCCTCCTAGATATTCCACGATCAACTTTAATTGGTATTATTACAAAGTGGAAGCCTTTAGGATCCACAGCGGTAGTGGTAGACCACATAAAGTCACATAGCGGGGTTACCGATGGTGCTGAGATGCATAGTGCATAAAAGTGTCCAACGCTCTGCTGACTCAATAACTGCAGAGTTCCAAACCTCCTCTAGCATTAACATCAGCACAAACACTGCACTGGGAACTTCATGGCATGAGTTTCCATGGTCGAGCAGCTGTATGCAGGCCTTACATCAAGCACAATGCCAAGCGTCGGATGGAGTGGTGTATAGCACGCCGCCACTGGACTCTGCAGCAGTGGAAATGTGTTCTGTGTAGCTTCTCTATCTGGCAGTCTTATGGATGAGTCTGGGTTTAGCGAATGCCAGGAGAACGTTTTCTGCCTGACTGCATTGTGCCAACTGTAAAGTTTGGTGGAGGAGAGATAATGTTATGGGGTTGTTTTTCTGGGGTTGGCCTTGGCCCCTTAGTTCCAATGAAGGGAAATGTTAATGCCTTGGCTTACCAAGACATTTTGGAAAATTCTATGCTTCCAACTTTGTGGAAACAGTTTGGGGAaggcccttttctgttccagcatgactgtGCCCCAGTGCACAAATCAAGGTCCATAAAGGCATGGTTGGATTAGTTTGGTGTGGAAGACCTTGACCGGCCCGCATAGAGCCCTGACCTCAACCCTATTGAACACCTATGAGATGAACTGGAACAGAGATTGCGAGCCAGGCCCTCTCATccaacatcagtgtctgacctcacatatgctcttctggaagaatgggcaaaaattccaacAGACACACTCAAATGTTGTATAAAACCTTCCCAGAAGAGGAAGCTGTTATAGCTGCGGGGGCGGGGCGGGTGCTCAATATTAAATTCCAACAGACACACTCCAAAATccaaaatatttgctgagaaagaccctcatataacaataattcaatatataatgattaaataattatacatggctatctttaaatataaaaaattgtatgtatgtgtgtgtgtatatatatatatatatatatatatatatatatatatatatatatatatatatatatatatataatacaaaaatattcagataattaaaatgcattacgctcttgtggcagaagagttaatcattgataagaccattcaaaaaaacggctttagaatacaatgtattgtttaccacCATATTATTGaccataagtcaatcattggcatacagttctcagcaatccatttcacaagtgaatttgtcaatcagttgacaagagatttattgtgagggcttgtttaaggatccgtcaatttacacctgcgtcagacttttttttttttttttttatagaaacaagccaggggtatacatggtacacaatactacagctatattttacaataatgccaagacattatattcattacatagtgcaatggttttcagtgctttggagttgttggtggtacaaagagtatttaaataaataatattttaagtctttacaaaaaagtgcaaataggggctttatagacataaatttacacttaagttaatattttctgattaatctgtttatttttcttgcaaagtttttttatacataagttatcaaaactgtgaaaaccaaataaaacgtctttataatgcaaagaaaaactagttaaaatagaggtacgtacaaacaaacaaaaatttatCAAATACTACAGCATGGACATATTCCCTAAAAAGGTAAGGGGCACATTCATCTACAGTTTTACAGAAGGAGCAAaatggatctatttcagggagcatgtttcttaaataaaggttgactgggtaaaaacggtgtaacagtttaaaggacacctccttaaccttgttggtaattaaatatttgtgaggtaaagaccatacgacctgcatcagacaggcttgtgtcgcgtctcgggtgtattacgtcataaaaataaaatgtttaggtcactgtgtcaagttaaatatagtttaatactcaatctttaaacacatcttgagatcccttggttcgcatttgcgctccttcaagtgttttgaatgcaagaacgtaactcATATTTATGTTGTctgtccgctgaagggttgttaatgttttcttcactgtataaattgtgtgttgctcacacagctgaaatttcacttactgccctctggagtaaacgggtggtactacaagcttgaatttctcaggaatgcgattaaatgcgttaattttaacgtgtaatttttttgtaaaattaatcgcattttattaacatctttgttttctgttaaattgacagcccttaaataaatatagatatttcaacacacacacagaacggacagctagtGGACCGTGATGAGATATTCGTGGTATTTGACGAAGTATGTTTGACAAAATGACTTCACCTTTAATGTGGTACATTAAATGTAAAGTTCTGAAActtgtaataattattttaatgtcaacatgaaatcaaaattcatctgatttactttattaatacatGTTGCGTGTTTTGGtgcacatgattaaaaaaaaaaatttaatctttcttttatttttttattttaaggttgGGGATAGTGTCACATtaaaagaaagtaaaatgggttgtgaaccaCATTTCATGTTTAGTCAATGGTGCAGCCACATTAGACCTTGTGTTCCATATACTTTCATTCATGTGCATACTGTCAGGAAGACGACCACACAGATGGTAAGGTGGACCCAAATGCTGGTACTTTATTCCACAAATAAAACCGTAACCAAAGAATCCATGTAACGGAAGACAAAGGCACAAGCCAAAACAAAGAtgtaaaacaaacagaaataaattCATTAGAGAACAATCACAGGTTGAAGACAAACAGGATAGAGTCCAGGATATCTAATGACATGACAGGGAGTGcagggaatgtgtgtgtgagtatatgtagTGTGTGCTGATTAGTGAATGGGGAACAGGTGTAAATCTGTTATATCTGTCTTTTATTGCAACTGAACTGCATAATTTGCCCTgttgttaatatttttaaataatattttcataatgtaccaaattagaaggTTCCCTGTGTAATTTACAACATTAGCAGAGAgagaatttatttaatatgtaagcaaaatggacattataactgaaatttaTCAAAATTGCaatcaaattgagagcttgtgaatcgtaatttaatcaaatttggaaatctgtatcaattccCAGCCCTAGATTTAACATCAgtacacaatttaaaataatacaagctTCAAATTTCAGATGTCATGGTTTGCTGTAGGGATTTGCACAAGTACTTGTCTAACAGAGTATTCATTCAGGCTTTAAATATTCGACTAGTAAACGCACTAATATCGCAAAGTGATCGTCCTTTGTGCCTTTGTTTGTGGGCAACAATAAAACTGCTTTTCTCATCTAAATCTTGCCATTACAATTACAGTACATTACATTGTGTGGCGCTGTGACATTTACATGACATTGTTATTGGAATAATTAACCCATTATTTAAAGGGACTgcatttgcttcagaagactttgaatgtctgtctttgtgtgtgtgcaaatttgtttttttttgtgtgttatttttgaATCTATATGTTGTTCATGTATAGTTAATTGTAAATTGTCTTGTCTGTTTAATATATTGCATTTGCTTGGATGTGTTGCAGCACTATGCATCCATAATGAAGTATATCAGTCAGCCTCCATTGCTACTGGACGTTCATATCCACAAACCTCTGCTGCCAGCCCGCACCTGGATGGACTCCTTGCTTGCCTTTTTCCCTGGATTGCAGGTGAGGTATCATTGTTTTCCTTGTTACATTTCTTCCTTTTTCTCTCTCAGCAATATACAAATGTAAGGTTTCTGATCTTCTCTGCTCTTGGCAGGTTTTGAAGGGGGATATCCGCCCAGCCATTGAGACACATGAAATGCTTTATCAGGTCACCAAGAAACACAACTTCCTCCCTGAGGTAGATCCTCTTTTCTGTGCAATATTTGTGATTTTTAAATATCATCACACTCTCTGGTTTTCTGCTTAACTTTCCCCCATCAACTCTCTCTCATGCTGTCTCGTCAGGCATTCACAACTGATTTCAGGGTTCACTGGGCTCAGCACCCCCTGCGGCCAGAGTTTGCAGAAAGCACCTACTTCCTCTATAAGGTACATAGGCGTGACTGACTTTTAACCGAATCTCTTTATAGCATCTTTGTAACTCATCAGCCTGTAAACATAACCTGATTTGTTGTATTACGTTCCATGTTGCAGTGCATTAGAGCCTGCATTTTACTTTAACTTGTGGCTAACACTGTGAATTTTACACTGCTTTTTAAAGGCCACCAAAGATCCATATTACCTGGAGGTAGGGCGGAGCATACTGGAGAACCTCAATCGCTTTGCTCGAGTTCCTTGTGGCTTTGCTGCTATGAAGGATGTGAGGACGGGGAGTCATGAGGACCGGTAAGAGCAGGGGTTTGTGATTAGTGGAGGAGCATGTAGTTAAaggaaaattaaaattctctcattatttactcactcttgccatcccagatttgtatgactttcttttttttaagtaatccatatgacaccagtggttaaatccatatcttcagaaacgatatgatagatgtgggtgagaaacacatctattttcctttttttactctaaatctcctctttcactttcagatgtaaaagtgaaagtgaagatttagagtaaaaaaattacttatattttaaactttttctcacccacagctatcatatcacttctgaagatacatatttaaccactggagtaatatggattacttttatctttcctttgtgtgatttttggagctaaaaatgtctgatcgccattcacttgcattgtaaggacctacagagctgagatatttttttttaaatcttaatttgtgttcttcatacacatctgggatggcataagggtgagtaacgtgtgagagaattttcatttttggtttaagtatccctttaagtgatGTTTTATAGGTAGTATCTGGATACTTGACACATTATGTTTAACAGCAAGTTTTTAGGTAAAAATTTGTATGaatggataggagaaagtatataTTTCTCACCAAGTTTTTCACTGGTTTTcatcacctttttgccttcactTGTCATTTAATGGTCCCTGCGGTGTGATGCATTTTTaacagtacaaatattccatgtagtctctctcTAATTAATATGGTCATAAGAAAACTACCAACTATCCATTGAACTGATAAACTGATAGTGTTGAGGTTTTTTTTAGTAAAGTGTGGGCACACAAGTAAATAAGACTGTTATGTAGACTCAACAacagtgtatttatttatcttcTATTCCACCCACCTCTCTCAGCATGGACTCATTTTTCCTGGCAGAGATGTTTAAGTACCTTTTCCTGCTATTTGCTGATGAGGAGGATTTGCTTTTTAATGTAGAGGACTACATTTTTACCACAGAAGCTCATCTGCTCCCTCTCTCCCTTTCAACTGCCTTAAGCTCACAGCCACCCTCAGTGGTCAACAACATGGTATTGCACAACAGTTTCATAATGTTTCTGCTTGCCTCTCTCCCAGCACACATTATTACTGGTTAGATAACACCTGTCAGAGTTAACATTATTATAGCAAACTCCTCCAAGAAAAACtgtttttatgtaatatttagcTGTTAGGAAA
This window of the Xyrauchen texanus isolate HMW12.3.18 chromosome 27, RBS_HiC_50CHRs, whole genome shotgun sequence genome carries:
- the LOC127620565 gene encoding ER degradation-enhancing alpha-mannosidase-like protein 3 isoform X3 yields the protein MWGLWMLPYATMLHTFLLLLLIGTFIRPSELMTREEKNKLRNQVLEMFDHAYQNYMNHAYPADELMPLTCRGRVRGLEPSRGDIDDALGKFSLTLIDTLDTLALLNKTVEFEEAVRRVVTDVRLDNDIVVSVFETNIRVLGGLLGGHSMAIMLKESGQMLWYQDELLHMAKDLGLRLLPAFNTSSGLPYPRVNLRHGVRGPATRTGTETDTCTACAGTIILEFAALSRFTGDPTFEAHARRALDFLWEKRQRNSNLVGTTINIHSGEWVRRDSGVGAGIDSYYEYLMKAYILLGDDQFLQRFNTHYASIMKYISQPPLLLDVHIHKPLLPARTWMDSLLAFFPGLQVLKGDIRPAIETHEMLYQVTKKHNFLPEAFTTDFRVHWAQHPLRPEFAESTYFLYKATKDPYYLEVGRSILENLNRFARVPCGFAAMKDVRTGSHEDRMDSFFLAEMFKYLFLLFADEEDLLFNVEDYIFTTEAHLLPLSLSTALSSQPPSVVNNMAGEELDDANFEWTCPNTRLLFPDPAFPRNFREPIRSAVDKSCPRPAAMLEPGMGLPPLRAQDFMANNPEHLELLRRMGVSLIHLKDGRVQLVQHATQAVSAVAAEDGMRFMQEMMELSSQQQKEQLPPRAVQIVSQPFFGRVVLTAGPAQFGLDLSKSSSGVRGFVTVAEPYNGCSELTNGEIVAGRIALLQRGQCMFAEKARHIQKARAIGGIVIDDNEGSSSDTAPLFQMAGDGRNTDDVILPLLFLFHKEGNILLEALKEYSEVEVLLSDKARDRDGAEEEDCSTEKAHSSHASSEPLDESKVTTQEPVAEDSVVEQVSVQPVEGLGSYVPVDVGEETAGDGDSNSQSVDSLMADWQEDLEAFKQMEKDEL